GCCTCTGGAATCTTCGTGCCCATTGCTCTAGGTCTCTCGTTTGCCATCATCACATGGGGAAGAAACCGCATCCAAAGGAAAATTACAGCAATGCCTCCTGCCTCCACCTCTCATACTCCCGATGGTGCTTAATCGTTCCTCCCATATTCCTCGTTCCTGCACCTGTATGACCGCAGCCTGATCCGACAAACCAGGGACAGGCTCCCTCCGGATTTCTCCACAAACCAACCGATTACCCCCGCCCGGGGTCCAACCGCCAACCCCAAAAAGCTAAAATCGATTCATTTCAAGTACCTCAGGGAAATATCCGAGAATTATAAGAAATGGTCGACGTTTAGGCTATTGAACACCAGAGTTGCACCAGAAGGGATCACCATGCTAACAGCCGAGGAATTGGTAAAAAATTGCACAAAACTCTTTACCCTGCCGGAAGTCTATCTACAGGTCAAAAAGGTCATCGATAATCCAGAGTCCACCATGGCGGATCTGTCCAGGGCGATCAGCATTGATCCCGGCATGACCGTCGCCGTCCTCAAATTAGTGAATAGCGCATTTTATGCCATGCCGCGAAAAGTCGAGACCATTTCGCGGGCTGTCGGAATCCTCGGTATGCAACCGCTCCATGATCTGACGCTCGCCATCTCGGTCACCAAAACCTTCTCAGGCCTCAATCAACACGTCATGAGCATGAGTGTCTTTTGGTCCAACAGCTTCTTTAGTGGACTGGTCGCACGGGAGTTAGCAAGAAAATGTTTTCTGGTGGATAGTGAACGGATGTTTGTAGAGGGCCTGTTGAGAGATATCGGGCATCTCCTCCTCTATGAGCAACTTCCCGAACCGTCTGAGGAGGCGTTACGAGAGTCGGCCAAAGATGGCTCTCCCGTTCATATATTGGAACAACAGTTGTTGGGCTTCGATTATACCGAAGTGGGTCAGACACTCATTGAGGAATGGCAACTGCCAAAGAATTTCGGGATCGCAATTCGCTATCAGAACAATCCATCCGGGACCAGCGAGCACGGATTTGAAGCAGCGCTCCTCAATATGGCCGGCGCCCTCACGGAAGGGTTCCAATCACCCCAGGGACATGCCCAATGGCACCATCTCGTGGCTCCTGAATCGTGGAAATTAACAGGACTGGATGAGGAAGGCCTCCAAGAATGTATGCTGGAAGCAGGCAAACAGCTTTCCGGCATGTTACTCCTTATGGAAGAAGCACGCCAACCCGTTGGAGCCTCATAAAAACAAGGGAGACCGGAGTGTCAACGGGTTCAACGGAAAATCCGGACACGGGAATGTCCCCTCAACTCAAAAAAGGCTGAGTCCTATGACCACAAAAACGTACCCGTCGGTTATGTACCAAAAGCCTCCGTTACTCGATGTCACCTTCCAAATGACCTTTCCACAAAATTTACAAATCTCCTCCGCTCCGCCGGTCAATTTTCAAAGAAGGGTCAAAAATCTTTTTCCAAATTTTTCACTGACACAAGATAAAGCATCCTATAATTTCCTCAGTGCCGATCAGCGCTGGCAACTGGTCTTAAGTCCGGGATCTCTTGCGGTAGTGGCCAGACATTATGAAGGCTGGGACACCTTTCAGACGCATATCCGGTTAGCGACGAATGCGATGGAGAACGAATATCCCCCACCGTATCTCTCCCGTATCGGGTTACGTTTCAGAAATATCATCCGGAGGTCCGCCCTTGGACTTGCGAACAAAGATTGGAATCACCTGCTACAGAACAAATGGACAGGAGATCTCGCCTGGTCTGAGGTGGCCGGAGC
Above is a window of Candidatus Nitrospira neomarina DNA encoding:
- a CDS encoding HDOD domain-containing protein — encoded protein: MLTAEELVKNCTKLFTLPEVYLQVKKVIDNPESTMADLSRAISIDPGMTVAVLKLVNSAFYAMPRKVETISRAVGILGMQPLHDLTLAISVTKTFSGLNQHVMSMSVFWSNSFFSGLVARELARKCFLVDSERMFVEGLLRDIGHLLLYEQLPEPSEEALRESAKDGSPVHILEQQLLGFDYTEVGQTLIEEWQLPKNFGIAIRYQNNPSGTSEHGFEAALLNMAGALTEGFQSPQGHAQWHHLVAPESWKLTGLDEEGLQECMLEAGKQLSGMLLLMEEARQPVGAS
- a CDS encoding TIGR04255 family protein, yielding MTTKTYPSVMYQKPPLLDVTFQMTFPQNLQISSAPPVNFQRRVKNLFPNFSLTQDKASYNFLSADQRWQLVLSPGSLAVVARHYEGWDTFQTHIRLATNAMENEYPPPYLSRIGLRFRNIIRRSALGLANKDWNHLLQNKWTGDLAWSEVAGAMKATHTEVMMGLNGGDDLVCVRHGLVPIAQPVQEMGYLIDHDFFVSGQFAMTELVGKLTEYHQAAQRFFKLWITDLLHQAMKPQIS